The following coding sequences are from one Roseburia hominis A2-183 window:
- the rsmG gene encoding 16S rRNA (guanine(527)-N(7))-methyltransferase RsmG has product MAYNLEKFKKGLDDLQIHLDEKQMGQFLTYYELLVETNKVMNLTAITEFDEVIEKHFLDSLSLCRVKDLRSIEDRPETYRILDLGTGAGFPGIPLKIAFPKLQIVLADSLNKRIRFLQEVIDTLGLEDVTAVHGRAEEMGRNTLYREQFDLCVSRAVANLSSLSEYCLPFVKMGGAFISYKSGEVDEEAAQAKRAIYLLGGEVKDIYKFDLFDQKRSFVVIEKERKTPKAYPRKAGTPTKEPLQ; this is encoded by the coding sequence ATGGCGTATAATCTTGAAAAGTTCAAAAAAGGCCTGGATGATTTGCAGATCCATCTGGACGAAAAACAGATGGGACAATTTCTAACCTATTATGAACTTCTGGTAGAAACGAATAAAGTTATGAACCTGACCGCTATCACAGAGTTTGACGAAGTAATTGAGAAGCATTTTCTTGACAGCCTTTCGTTGTGTCGTGTGAAGGATTTAAGAAGTATCGAAGATCGGCCGGAGACATATCGGATTCTGGATCTTGGGACGGGGGCAGGTTTTCCGGGAATTCCTTTAAAGATTGCTTTTCCGAAACTTCAGATTGTATTGGCAGATTCACTGAATAAGAGAATCCGTTTCTTACAGGAGGTCATTGATACACTCGGATTGGAAGATGTGACTGCTGTTCATGGAAGAGCAGAGGAGATGGGCAGAAATACATTATATCGGGAACAGTTTGACCTATGCGTGTCCCGTGCCGTGGCAAATTTATCCTCTCTCAGCGAGTATTGTCTTCCGTTTGTGAAGATGGGAGGAGCATTTATTTCCTATAAATCAGGAGAGGTGGATGAGGAAGCCGCACAGGCAAAGAGAGCCATTTATCTTTTGGGCGGTGAAGTGAAGGATATTTACAAATTTGATCTGTTTGATCAGAAGCGTTCGTTTGTTGTGATTGAGAAAGAGCGGAAGACGCCGAAAGCTTATCCAAGAAAAGCCGGCACACCGACAAAAGAACCGCTGCAGTAA
- the mnmG gene encoding tRNA uridine-5-carboxymethylaminomethyl(34) synthesis enzyme MnmG, whose amino-acid sequence MNSKNLLEETYDVAVVGAGHAGCEAALACARLGLETIIFTVSVDSIALMPCNPNIGGSSKGHLVREIDALGGQMGINIDKTFIQSKMLNKSKGPAVHSLRAQADKANYSMEMRNTLQNTEHLTIRQAEVAEILTKEGDREQITGVKTVSGATYHCKAVVLCTGTYLRARCLTGEMITYTGPNGLMAANHLTDSLLAHGVEIFRFKTGTPARIDKRSIDFSKMEEQKGDEKVVPFSFVTNPEDVQIDQVSCWLTYTNEKTHEIIRNNLDRSPIYAGIIEGTGPRYCPSIEDKVVKFADKDRHQIFIEPEGLHTNEMYVGGMSSSLPEDVQHEMYRTLPGLEHVKIVRNAYAIEYDCINPNQLYASLEFKKIRGLFSGGQFNGSSGYEEAACQGLIAGINAAMEILGREPLVLDRSEAYIGVLIDDLVTKENHEPYRMMTSRAEYRLLLRQDNADLRLTKKGYEIGLISKERYDWVCKKEQMIKEEIDRVAKVHVGANKEVQALLESYGSIPLNTGVTLTELIRRPELDYNKLAPIDHERPVLPEEVREQVNILIKYDGYISRQIKQVESFKKLEKKKIPEGFDYDEVPSLRIEARQKLKLYSPTSIGQASRISGVSPADVSVLLVYMEQMNHHGEHHS is encoded by the coding sequence ATGAATTCTAAGAATCTTTTGGAAGAAACGTATGATGTGGCAGTTGTGGGAGCGGGACATGCGGGATGCGAGGCGGCGCTTGCCTGTGCGAGACTGGGACTTGAGACAATTATTTTTACTGTGAGTGTAGACAGTATCGCCTTGATGCCGTGTAATCCGAATATTGGTGGAAGTTCCAAGGGGCATCTGGTTCGTGAGATCGATGCGCTTGGCGGCCAGATGGGTATCAATATTGATAAGACGTTTATTCAGTCGAAAATGCTGAACAAATCCAAGGGACCTGCGGTTCATTCATTGCGGGCACAGGCGGATAAGGCAAATTACAGCATGGAGATGCGGAATACATTACAGAATACGGAGCATCTGACGATCCGCCAGGCGGAGGTTGCCGAGATTCTCACAAAAGAGGGCGATCGTGAGCAGATTACCGGTGTGAAGACAGTTTCGGGTGCAACGTATCACTGTAAGGCGGTTGTACTGTGTACGGGAACCTATCTTCGCGCACGTTGTCTGACCGGCGAGATGATTACCTATACCGGACCAAACGGTTTGATGGCTGCAAATCATCTGACCGACTCGTTACTGGCACATGGAGTAGAAATATTCCGCTTTAAGACCGGTACTCCGGCAAGAATTGACAAACGTTCGATTGATTTTTCCAAGATGGAAGAGCAGAAGGGAGACGAAAAAGTCGTTCCGTTTTCTTTCGTGACGAATCCCGAGGATGTGCAGATCGACCAGGTGTCCTGCTGGCTGACTTACACAAATGAGAAAACGCATGAGATTATCCGCAATAATCTGGACCGGTCTCCGATCTATGCGGGAATCATAGAGGGAACCGGACCGCGTTACTGTCCGTCCATTGAGGATAAGGTGGTAAAGTTTGCGGATAAGGACAGGCATCAGATTTTCATTGAGCCGGAAGGACTTCACACGAATGAGATGTATGTCGGAGGAATGTCCTCATCACTTCCGGAGGATGTGCAGCATGAGATGTACCGCACCCTGCCGGGACTGGAGCATGTGAAAATTGTCCGGAATGCCTATGCGATCGAATATGATTGTATTAATCCGAACCAGCTGTATGCATCCCTTGAATTTAAGAAGATCCGGGGACTTTTTTCCGGAGGACAGTTCAACGGCAGCAGCGGTTATGAGGAGGCAGCCTGTCAGGGACTCATTGCCGGTATCAATGCGGCGATGGAGATTCTCGGAAGAGAGCCGCTGGTGCTGGACCGGTCGGAGGCTTATATCGGAGTTCTGATTGATGATCTCGTGACGAAGGAGAATCATGAACCATATCGTATGATGACTTCGCGTGCGGAATACCGTCTGTTGCTTCGACAGGATAATGCGGATCTGCGTCTCACGAAAAAAGGATATGAGATTGGTCTGATCTCAAAAGAGCGGTACGACTGGGTCTGTAAAAAAGAACAGATGATCAAAGAGGAGATTGACCGTGTTGCGAAGGTTCATGTAGGTGCGAACAAAGAAGTGCAGGCTCTTCTGGAGAGTTACGGGAGCATACCGTTAAATACCGGTGTGACGTTAACAGAACTGATCCGCAGACCGGAGCTTGATTATAATAAGCTGGCGCCGATTGATCACGAGAGACCGGTGCTTCCGGAAGAAGTGAGAGAACAGGTCAATATTCTGATTAAGTATGACGGGTATATTTCCAGGCAGATCAAGCAGGTGGAAAGCTTTAAGAAGCTGGAGAAGAAAAAGATACCGGAAGGATTCGATTATGATGAGGTTCCGAGTCTGCGCATTGAGGCGCGGCAGAAGTTAAAGCTGTACAGTCCGACGTCAATCGGTCAGGCGTCGCGTATCTCCGGTGTATCGCCGGCGGATGTTTCTGTATTGCTGGTGTACATGGAACAGATGAATCATCATGGGGAACATCATTCATAG
- a CDS encoding Dabb family protein, whose protein sequence is MIRHICMFKLKDEDKEANLKEALRRLEEMREIPLIATFEVVTNAAAAPDSNYDLSLIFDFKNMDDLNAYQKHPMHVEFGKFITAIRESRACIDYEF, encoded by the coding sequence ATGATTCGACATATCTGTATGTTTAAGCTGAAGGATGAGGATAAGGAAGCAAATTTGAAGGAGGCACTGCGCCGTTTGGAGGAGATGAGAGAGATTCCTCTGATTGCAACGTTTGAGGTTGTGACGAATGCGGCTGCTGCTCCGGACAGCAATTATGATCTTTCACTTATTTTTGATTTTAAGAATATGGATGATCTGAATGCATATCAGAAGCATCCGATGCATGTGGAGTTTGGTAAGTTTATTACAGCAATCAGAGAGAGCAGGGCTTGTATTGATTATGAATTCTAA
- the mnmE gene encoding tRNA uridine-5-carboxymethylaminomethyl(34) synthesis GTPase MnmE codes for MKTDTIAAIATAMAGSGIGIVRISGEEAVSITDQIFHMPGGKKLSDMETHTIHYGHIRDGEEVIDEVMVLLMRGPRSYTREDTVEIDCHGGVYVMKRILETVIKYGARPAEPGEFTKRAFLNGRIDLSQAESVMDVISAKNEFALKSSMKQLSGAVSDAVKEIRGEILHEIAFIESALDDPEHISLDGYGERLELTIEGAVDRIEKLLASSDNGRILKEGISTVIVGKPNAGKSSLLNTLLGEERAIVTEIAGTTRDVLEEQINLNGIVLNIIDTAGIRDTDDIVEKIGVDKARKYVKDADLILYVVDASTNLDENDGEIMELLHGRRTIILLNKSDLTPLTTAEDIRAHVDKDCPVISISAREQKGIDVFTEQIREMFFRGEVTFNDEVYITNIRHKTALQEALSSLHLVEQSIADGMPEDFYSIDLMNAYEVLGTIIGEAVEDDLVNEIFSKFCLGK; via the coding sequence ATGAAAACAGATACTATTGCTGCGATTGCGACTGCCATGGCAGGATCGGGAATCGGAATTGTCAGAATCAGCGGGGAAGAAGCGGTTTCCATTACAGATCAGATTTTTCATATGCCGGGCGGTAAGAAGCTTTCGGATATGGAGACACACACGATTCATTACGGACATATCCGGGATGGAGAGGAAGTCATTGATGAGGTGATGGTTTTACTGATGCGCGGACCGCGGAGTTACACCAGGGAAGATACGGTTGAGATTGACTGCCACGGCGGTGTTTATGTGATGAAGCGCATTTTGGAGACAGTCATCAAATATGGGGCGCGTCCTGCAGAGCCGGGAGAATTCACGAAGCGTGCATTTTTGAACGGACGTATTGATTTGTCCCAGGCGGAATCTGTGATGGATGTGATTTCGGCGAAGAATGAATTTGCCTTAAAGAGTTCCATGAAACAGTTATCCGGCGCTGTCTCAGATGCAGTCAAAGAGATTCGGGGAGAGATTCTCCACGAGATAGCATTTATTGAATCGGCGCTTGATGATCCGGAGCATATCAGCCTGGATGGTTACGGGGAGAGACTGGAGCTTACCATAGAGGGTGCAGTGGACAGAATTGAGAAGCTGTTGGCTTCCAGTGATAACGGCCGCATCTTAAAAGAGGGAATTTCTACCGTCATTGTGGGAAAACCAAATGCCGGAAAATCGTCACTTCTTAACACTCTATTGGGCGAGGAGCGGGCAATCGTTACAGAAATTGCCGGTACTACAAGGGATGTGCTTGAAGAGCAGATTAACCTGAATGGAATTGTGCTCAATATCATAGACACTGCAGGGATTCGTGATACGGATGACATTGTGGAAAAAATCGGAGTCGACAAGGCGCGGAAGTATGTGAAGGATGCAGATCTGATTCTGTATGTAGTAGATGCCTCCACGAATCTGGATGAGAACGACGGGGAGATCATGGAGCTGCTTCACGGAAGACGCACGATCATACTTTTGAACAAATCGGACTTAACGCCGTTGACAACAGCGGAGGATATTCGTGCACATGTGGATAAAGACTGTCCGGTTATTTCTATTTCGGCGAGAGAGCAGAAGGGAATCGATGTCTTTACCGAGCAGATCCGGGAAATGTTTTTCCGGGGAGAAGTTACCTTTAATGATGAAGTCTATATTACGAATATTCGTCATAAAACCGCTTTACAGGAGGCACTTTCTAGTTTACATTTAGTAGAGCAGAGTATCGCGGATGGAATGCCGGAGGACTTTTACTCGATTGATCTGATGAACGCGTATGAGGTGCTGGGAACTATCATCGGGGAAGCGGTGGAAGATGATCTGGTCAATGAGATATTCAGTAAGTTTTGTCTGGGAAAATAG
- the jag gene encoding RNA-binding cell elongation regulator Jag/EloR has product MDYIEISAKTVDDAITEAIIKLGTTHDKIEYEVIEKGSAGFLGINRKDAVIRARRKNDTNDNIRDFLESVFKAMGLTVTIQIEKEEDSNVVNVDLKGDDMGVLIGKRGQTLDALQYLTNLAVNKNSEEYVKVKIDTEDYRKRRRETLENLAKNIAYKVKRTKRPVSLEPMNPFERRVIHSTLQNDKFVTTHSEGEEPYRHVVVTLKK; this is encoded by the coding sequence ATGGATTATATTGAGATTTCAGCAAAGACAGTTGATGACGCAATCACAGAAGCCATCATCAAGCTGGGGACAACCCATGACAAGATCGAATATGAAGTAATCGAAAAGGGAAGCGCAGGTTTCCTTGGAATCAACAGAAAGGACGCTGTGATCCGCGCCCGCAGGAAGAATGATACGAATGATAATATCCGTGATTTCCTTGAGAGCGTATTTAAGGCAATGGGACTTACCGTCACGATCCAGATCGAGAAGGAAGAGGACAGCAATGTCGTGAACGTTGACTTAAAGGGAGACGATATGGGTGTTCTGATAGGTAAGAGAGGACAGACGCTGGATGCTCTTCAGTACCTGACCAACCTTGCAGTGAACAAGAATTCCGAGGAGTATGTGAAGGTCAAGATCGATACGGAGGATTACCGGAAGAGAAGAAGAGAGACGCTTGAGAATCTTGCTAAGAACATTGCTTACAAGGTGAAGAGAACGAAGCGCCCGGTTTCTTTAGAGCCGATGAATCCGTTTGAGAGAAGAGTCATTCATTCGACTTTACAGAATGATAAGTTTGTGACAACGCACAGTGAGGGTGAAGAGCCTTACAGACATGTGGTTGTTACCCTGAAGAAATAG
- a CDS encoding YidC/Oxa1 family membrane protein insertase: MLLTAYDGAILGPIAKLLGWVMNGVYYLMDQIGIGNVGLSIIIFTIIIYLLLFPLTYKQQKFSKLSQKMQPELNAINKKYQGKKDQASMMAMQQETQAVYEKYGVSMMGSCVQMLIQMPLLFALYRVFMNVPAYVSGIKNLFTQPLGGNATSLVDGIMATEGYQDTMTNLVSTLKITTQPVANFTVSDPTAIANSIVDVTYKMNSSGWDALKDAFPALSSEISSTYETVSHVNNFFGMNISDTPLHVITSSFSAGAYLMVIAALLVPIISYLTQVLNIKLMPQATASGNDQSDAMAQQMKMMNRMMPLFSLVMCFTVPVGLGIYWIAGAVVRVVQQYFLNKHFEKMNLEDIIKKNQEKAKKKREKMGIAENQISNAAKMNTRQMVDANKKQLSSAEKELEIEKANAAKSKAKAGSMSAKANMVREFNERNNRK, from the coding sequence ATGTTATTAACAGCGTATGACGGTGCGATTCTCGGACCAATCGCAAAATTACTTGGATGGGTAATGAATGGAGTCTACTATCTGATGGATCAGATTGGAATTGGTAATGTAGGTCTTTCCATCATTATATTTACGATTATTATTTATCTTCTTCTGTTCCCGCTTACTTATAAGCAGCAGAAGTTCTCAAAGCTGTCACAGAAGATGCAGCCGGAGCTGAATGCGATTAATAAAAAGTATCAGGGAAAAAAGGATCAGGCATCCATGATGGCAATGCAGCAGGAGACACAGGCTGTCTATGAGAAGTACGGTGTTTCCATGATGGGAAGCTGCGTACAGATGCTGATTCAGATGCCGCTTCTGTTTGCTTTGTATCGTGTATTCATGAACGTTCCTGCCTATGTAAGCGGTATTAAGAATTTGTTCACACAGCCGCTTGGCGGCAATGCAACATCCCTGGTAGACGGCATCATGGCGACAGAGGGATATCAGGATACCATGACCAATCTGGTGTCTACACTTAAGATCACGACACAGCCGGTAGCTAATTTTACTGTTTCGGATCCGACCGCGATTGCCAACTCGATCGTGGATGTTACTTATAAGATGAACTCCAGCGGATGGGATGCGTTAAAGGATGCATTCCCGGCTCTCTCCAGTGAGATTTCATCCACCTATGAGACGGTGTCCCATGTAAATAATTTCTTTGGAATGAATATTTCAGATACACCGCTTCATGTGATTACATCAAGTTTTTCCGCAGGTGCTTACCTTATGGTAATTGCAGCCTTGCTGGTTCCGATTATTTCTTATCTGACGCAGGTATTGAACATCAAGTTAATGCCGCAGGCGACTGCAAGTGGCAATGACCAGAGCGATGCGATGGCACAGCAGATGAAGATGATGAACCGTATGATGCCGTTATTCTCACTGGTTATGTGTTTTACCGTTCCGGTCGGTCTTGGTATCTACTGGATTGCCGGTGCTGTTGTCCGTGTTGTACAGCAGTATTTCCTGAACAAGCATTTCGAGAAGATGAATCTTGAAGATATTATCAAGAAGAATCAGGAAAAGGCGAAGAAAAAGCGCGAGAAGATGGGAATCGCCGAGAACCAGATTTCCAATGCTGCAAAAATGAATACCAGACAGATGGTAGATGCGAATAAGAAGCAGTTGAGCAGTGCGGAGAAAGAGCTTGAGATCGAGAAGGCGAACGCAGCGAAGTCGAAGGCAAAAGCCGGAAGCATGAGCGCGAAAGCAAATATGGTACGTGAGTTTAACGAGCGCAACAACAGAAAGTAA
- the yidD gene encoding membrane protein insertion efficiency factor YidD, with the protein MKKILIALIKFYRKYLSPMKTTKCPYCPTCSLYGLEAVEKYGAIKGGTLALWRIIRCNPFSKGGYDPVP; encoded by the coding sequence TTGAAAAAAATTTTGATCGCTTTGATAAAATTTTATAGAAAATATCTTTCTCCGATGAAAACGACCAAGTGTCCGTATTGTCCAACCTGTTCGTTGTACGGGCTGGAAGCTGTCGAAAAATACGGAGCCATCAAGGGCGGCACGCTGGCTTTATGGAGAATTATAAGATGCAATCCTTTTTCAAAAGGTGGATATGATCCGGTTCCATAG
- the rnpA gene encoding ribonuclease P protein component, translated as MKYSESLKKTKDFQNVYRRGKSYANRYLVMYVLSNQTEGNRLGISVSKKVGNSVIRHHLTRLIRESYRLHEDMFNSGLDIVVVARSTAKDISYHEVESALLHLGGLHKIISKEKKMESF; from the coding sequence ATGAAATATTCCGAGTCATTGAAGAAAACCAAAGATTTCCAGAACGTATACCGCAGGGGAAAGTCATATGCGAACCGGTACCTTGTGATGTACGTTCTTTCAAATCAGACAGAAGGAAATCGTTTAGGGATTTCCGTGAGTAAAAAAGTTGGAAACAGTGTTATCAGACATCATCTGACCCGGCTGATCCGGGAAAGCTACAGACTGCATGAAGACATGTTCAATAGTGGTTTGGACATTGTAGTCGTCGCAAGAAGCACAGCGAAGGACATCTCGTATCATGAAGTGGAGAGTGCGCTGCTGCATCTTGGGGGTCTTCACAAGATCATTAGTAAAGAAAAGAAGATGGAATCATTTTGA